Genomic DNA from Gossypium hirsutum isolate 1008001.06 chromosome A01, Gossypium_hirsutum_v2.1, whole genome shotgun sequence:
tgttcagaaaaaaagattttgaaattaaaaattaaaaagaaattttgttaatttaCCATGAATTAGATCATACAAGTCAGGAAAAAAAGAATAAACACCTATCCTCGATGGTAAATGATCCATCAACTCAATCGCAATATGTTTGAAGTGATTACAAATATTTAACatgataaaaaaatcaattcgaATGGTCTAAAGCAACAAGTAAAATCAACAAAAGAATCGAGTATCACCAATTGGAAAGTATGACgacaaaatcatccctaaaatcacttacAAACTCAATACTATTTGCATAAATAAAACTACAAAATTACAAAACCTTGTACTAGATAAGACAAAAACTTGTAAAATTGAAGATTTATTAAacaattgaaatgaaaaaaagaaatatataatatttaagacAATATGAGTCCAAATTAActtatgaaataatttattattctgaaTTACTGTCAAAATATGAATAGATTAAAAAGTTAATGAAGAGCTACCATTCGAATATTTACGATCAACTCACTTTTCAAGAGCTGCTAGTGGCCAGTAAATGTTTAATGATGATAGACACCATCTTTTGTTCATCACAAACTTGTAAAGATAGTAAAGATGCCCACAAAACAAATCTATAAATTGAAAAGAGAAAATGTATATGGAGTGAATGAAGAGAATAAATAACGAGCAAGAGGGTGGGAGAGAGAAAAAGGGAGGCACTATCACTCAGCAAAAGAAGGGAGAAGAAGTAACCAGTTTaggagaaaaagagaaatttttaGGGCTTTACCTCAaccataaaaaaaatacttaaaattgaaattaaaatattattgatCATGTTTAACTATAAAAAcatgtttaaatattaaaatttacatttaattgttctttttaaagtttataagtaCAGACAGattaaaaatttgaataattcaaactAAAATTGATTAATCGAATCAAAACTCACACATGACAATTGTACATAATGAGACTTAAAGATTAGCATATATGATTACACATAGTGGATCTTGAATCTATGTATTTAAAACTCATAACCTTGGCCTTTGTCAATTATGCTAATGCCTTATTGGCCTTAACTGATTCctacaataaatttaaaaatgaaatttattttctagctgaatcataaataaaataataaaatatttatatttaaatattgaataaacattaatttcaaatttgatctttaaataatttttacttttattttattataaaagtattttttaataaaaaagatattAATAATTAGAAATGGGTTGAATCAAAATGTGTCCCTATGTCCTTTTAGAACATAAATTAAGGGAAAGAAACAAGCAATAAAGTTCCAACCTCGACGGGATTAGGTGGTCTTTTTCTCCATTCaaattttattacaaaaattgCAGATGTTTGGCTTTGCCTTTATCACAATATTAGTAGGGGCCACGTTACCGTTATGATTAATCTCCCTCcacttattatataaatttattcaaagaaCACCACTATTTTTTTCTATGGATTAGGGAAAATTAGAATTACTTACATGCCATTGTAAAGGACATCAATTTTcagttattaatggatggttttgGCAATAGATTTAATCACACATCTACCCTTTTAAATTaccaaaatttattaataaaacataaatcaaataaattattatattagtcaTATAAGCAACCATTTTCCATCCTTCTATTCTTACCCATCTCACCTTGAATGCCAAgaataaaattcaattatttataattatttttttaaacccaaaaaaccccaatattttaattgtatttttctAGGCAAGTAAacttcaaattactatttttattgaaaatgttAATTAACTATGTTATTGGGacttgaatttaaatataaaatagaataaaaaaattattttatttagggtatttaaatttttgttaaaattaaattaatcgatCAAACTAATCTAATTcgattaatcggtcggttaatcaatttaattcaatcggaaattgataaattattttttggaaGTTTGGTTATTGAGTAATTAactgaacttaataattaataatacaaattatatgtagttttaatttggataattcggtcaaatgaatattatcaatttaatttaatttttatatattttatacttggtttaacaaaaaatttaaaaaaatatataaattttgttaaattcagttaaccgactgACAAACCGAAATATTTTGGTTcggttattttttttttaattttgattcagttAATAGttaaaagcttaaaaaatttgattaattcaattaatactaATCCGATTTGGTTAACTGGTTGAACGCCCCTATgaaaaaatattcataaataggatctaaaaacataaaatataattttatatgtgtatgtatttgAGCCCGctcataaaattaaaacatttttcatCGATTatgtatcaaatattaatttcacaagtcaaaaataataatttaattgttaatccTAAAAGTTCCTTATTATAAGTTGTaaacttctaattatttgaaTTTTCCTCCAATATTCCAACAAACTTTGACTCGCAAAGTACCTAATCATACTACAACTTGTAATCAaacacattattaaaaaaaatcaaaaacaacTTTGAATTTTAATCAAACaaccgaatttaaaaaaaaaaacgaaagaaaaaaaaCTGTCTCAAAGGACAAAATTTGTTTGCATTTCATTTTCAATCCCATTATCTTCATAACAAGTCAAGAAACATACCCTTCAAGTAAAGAATCCTAACGTTTTGGGCAAAATCAAAGCAAATGTGTAAACCTAATtattgcaaaaaaagaaaaaagaaaaaggaggacCACAATTactcaatatttcatgcaccCATAATCTTTAATTGCCttatcattaaatttttaacCATCAGCATTAAATTTGGCTAATTAATTCTCGTTATTCATGGTTttctaaatcaaagcttaaaatatttaattgttttttttatttagtcctccGAAAGCTTGGATTTGTTacaatttgataataaaaaataagggtttaatgaaaatgaaaaatgggtAATCTAAAAGAATTGATCTACCTACCTACCAAAGAGTATTCTAATGAAAGCTGTATTGGTAAGTGGTAAGTAGGCCATTTATTCATTGGATGCAATGGAATTTGcattataatttgtaaacaaaataaataaataaataattgaatatatacaagaaaaaaaaaggggaagaaaaaaataagggtaaactatcaaaatagtcatttttatttgcctcaggttacattttagtcacttatgtttcaaatgttacgttttagtcatttacgtgattgtattataatattttagttactGAGCTGTTAATTACCGTCAACGGTATAATGGTAAGCTGATGTGGtatattaaatcatcatttcaaataaaaatattaggttaaattatacatttagtccttatattttttcattttgagcaatttaatttttttcttttaagttcttttaactttttttttaaatttttcattttcttctgcttctccctctatttttctcccttattcatttcttttagcatagttttttttagggtttctatttgttaaaactagtccacaaACTCACCtcacttgaaaaaaaataaattgttcaaaaaaataaaaatataggaacTAGTTtcaacaaatggaaaatataaaaaaactatgttaaaagaaattgaGAAGGGAGGGAAATAGATGAAcaagcagaagagaatgaaaaaaaaggaaaaaaaacataaaagaaaagaaatactcaaaataaaaaaaaaatatggggattgattgtaaatttgtaacagccaaatttttcagtggtatcggaaaacagtgattcgagattacAAAATCCAatgagtaagtttagaaattttaataaataataattatgggcCAAGCgcgaatttaaaagaatttttgaattagtaaattttgcgattttaaaagaattaatcaagTAAATTggattgaaaacgaggtatcgagacctcaaattcataaaacgagccataaatattttagaaatatttatggagtgttagtaagtcagtattaaagtttcgtcaagaaattttaagattttggtagtcaattgggtaaaaaggattaaattgaattaagtgtaaaattatgaaatgtgattaaatagctctagtaatAATTAAAGGAGGACCAAATAAGCAATTAAACACCCATATTGGGCTGAACGGCATGTGTGTGcaggaaaaataaaaaccaagtgtgaacaaggggcaaaattggaaatttttgcaaattaagcatataaaacaagacaattGAAAAATTTAGAGATATCATCATTcttcttcagcaaaaacgccatgggaggtctgaaagttGCTGTTTTTCATAGTTttacatatgtgagttcaattcttgcccttttctttgagatttttatgtttttgtgacttttacaattaggtccaagtgtttaattcattagtttttgattttatggataAGTGTTGGCTgtttattatgaactaaaataGATTTGAAGCTTTTactttgttgtttgatgattttatcaagtaatttcaatagaaattgattttagaacctaattgtgaaaaagttgtgaattaaggtttagtgctaaaattctgatttttaaaggttgtgtaatagtttagaatgatggaataaaatgttaattgagaaaaattagcttaagtGATGGGCTAATtcagcaaggactgaattgtatgaccagtgaaatttagaggaaaaatggtaataaacatcttgaactaaaacagttttggacagcagcagtaggttaactttgaaaaatcaccataaattttagaaattgaatcagaggatgaaaaaaatattgaattaaagcttattgagtctaatttcttatagaataaacggtgtaagcaattgaattgtaagttatgagatataataaattttgtgagacaaggtcagaatgaatttgggttcccctgttctgactttggaaaattacaaaaatttggataaaaataattagaggctcaaaattatatttttagaatccttaatgagtctattttcaagataaaccaACAAGAACATTCTCTGAGTTTTGTaatgtgagataattaattttaaagaagagaggttagaactgtcagatagtgaaacaggggaaactttaatgaataaactgtactaattggctaaagcaaaaattctaaaaattttatggtagaaatatatgtgagtcaagtttcaaggaaaatttacagatcttaatttggatctctgtagctcaaattaaaaataatttagtgattatgacaCGAATGGACAGCTTTAAAcaaatttataagtaaatagtgagatcatagataatgttacttataagaatgctatatacatttaggatgtggaatggagaggaggaggagaaaaataaacatatgaattttcaGCTAGCAAGGGTTTTGTTGGGTTTTTCACACAGGAAGAAAAACATAACTAAGTTATCCGGATAAAACATGAAACTCTTGTTGAAGCTAGAGCAACAAAGTAATTATtccggatgaaatatgaagctctTGTTGAAGTTAGAGCAACAAGGTAATAATTCCGGATGAAGTATGAAGTAAGTTTGGGATtcaaagacttaggagttgtaaCCAAACGAACAGAAGCAAATGGGATAAAAAATTTAGAGAagtatttcatatttcatccgggTAACATACATACTGTTGTTTGTTGCCACCCTTAATAGGTTTACttttaaaatggataatttgtatgttttagactcagggactaaattgaataaagaaaaattgtacgggcaattttgtaaaaatatcaaaaatgaccaaaatgaaggaaatgaattgttttagtatttaaattataaaattaaatgaaactaTTAATtaagatcaagatcgggtgaaaacatgttttagggattaaattaaaaagtgttgaaattgtggaaaattttgttattttatagaatttatgggtttttatcaatatatataagaataattagGTTCGAAACAAGGATTTAATTACaagaactttatttttctttgtctatggatgaaatcgtcattaatcaaaagtttatgggtaaaatgataattttgcctagagattaattgaatgtattagaatatgaaataaataaaaatgatgatcaaatttatttataaagatccgggtggctcaaatatgagacttgaacgtgaaaaagaaaaagtttttggATTAGTAAAACTATAAATACAAATAAGCAATGAAGTAAGTTCGTGCAACTTGAATTGagttattgaatgtttaaattatacatttatgtgacatgaatgtgaattgaatgtttaaatgtatgttttgggcttttaaGGGCCCAATAGAGGGAcattatgattattttcagaatatgaataataaattattcagaattatctaaaaatgctcagtaaactctggtaatgcctcgtaccctattccggcaacggatacgggtagaaggtgttacaaaattaacctaaaatttttgtttaaaatgatgatttaacatgccactttagcttactgttacaccgttaactgcaattaacggctcaatgactaaaatgttagaATACAataacgtaagtaactaaaatataatatgaggtaaataaaagtgacatttttatagtttatctcataaaataaattttattattattaagtggatTATCATTTTATAGAAAGCgtttaatttgcatttttttatataatataaataacgAATAGTAATCTTAAATACTTTTATTTCCACTCAAGTTAAgcttacatatttattttttatttaaatatattaaaacattgaaaattcaattttatagttttcattattttcataattaaattaaataattttataattaataatttattacaaaatctttgatttatttcaaTCAAATTGTTTTCTACCAacctatataaaaaaaacattttttttccaaaatatattCTTTGAATATACATTATAACTACCATTTTTGAAAGCTAGtaaataactaataaaacaataaaatggtACCTTTTTTCTATGAACTGtgtaagaattaaataaaaaaaagggaataaaagaaatttaataaaaaatcaaaaaagaaaagaaaaaaggatcaATAActgtaattttatctaattctcttttttttttccttcttcttcttcttctcttcaaTTGAGTTTTTCTTTCAGGTCCCTTGAGTAACGCCTGTATTTCAATTCAACCAGCACCAAGCCGCTTTGTTTCtactttctatttttatttttctttcccagtaataaattaattaaaatatattttcaaaaatattatttaaacctTCTTCATTAGATCCGaacgtttttttttcttttaatttttgataaaacctaaagtaaaatagggaaaaaagaACAAACCATAAGTTTAGTTGTTTCTAAAAcagttttgtatttttttttggttgaaaGCTTTGTTTCTGAACAACCTTAATCTTTCTGTAagaactttttttattttcctaaatATTATCGCTGcgtttttttgctatttttatgtCTTTCAGTTTTTTAACTGATGCTAGTTCCCTTGCAgttgttctgtttcttttaacgAAGTATTAAACGTTTTGATTCACTGTTTTTCATTCTCCGTTCATTTTATACGGTCTTACGATcttcttttcaaaaaaattcaatgcAAGTTTAGCGAAGAAATTAGTTTGAATTTATACGAGAAAAAAAGTTACTTTTCTTGTCCAAAAAAATGATGTTATCGGCGTCGCCAACCAGTATAGCAAAAAGTTCGCTAGAAGAGATGTTAGAGTCTCTACGATGGCAAGATGAGGACGAGAAGCCTAAAGACTTGCCACCGGCTTTACCGTCTCGGCCAACATCCAAGGCTAGACTTCCCTCGGCTCGCCGCTCCCTTCCGACGAACTTCAGAGTCGATTCTAACGGCGAAAGCGGTGGAATTTCAAGTGAAGTGGAACGAAAAGAGGAAGATAAAAGGAAGGAAGAAGAGTTGGGAGTGAAGAGACATGTTTTTGGGAGCAGAAAGATGAGGAAATTTGTGAATGTGGATTCGCCCTATAATTTGGAGGCAGTTGAAGGGAAGAAAGGGGAAGATAGGGTTTCGGATGCTAAAGTTGAGGTGAATGATAATATTgggcattttttaaaaaaagtaagtGTTAAAGTCGAAAATTGTTTTTTTCAATTGCTTTGTTCTATAAGATTGTTATTCGTGTTTTAATACCATTTAGCTGGGCATTTAATAATTCCTGGggaaatttgaagaaaattttagttttatttaactttgATCCTTGTTTTAATACCATTTAGGAGGCATCTAATTAGAAGCTGGAGGGGAAAATATGTGTTCTTTTATGAAATGAGAACCTGCAGATTAGTTTAgcctcctttttttcttttaatatttaagtaaatcattttaatagttttctTCGACAATTACTAAATACTAATGTGTGTCAAAGAAGTATTTTTCTTAATGAACAAGGAATGCTTTTGATGAAATGGGTTTGGGGGTGCTATGCTACAAATTGCGTACAATAACCTAATGGAGTCTaactttataattataaaaatatggtttcatGACAACGAATTTGCAATGTTAGAAAATAGGCAGTATGGTTCATTTTTTATACTGCACTAGGGTTTATAACccaggatgtgtgtgattgtcgaACATACTAGGATGTTGGTTTCAATTTTATGTAAATGTGATTTTTTCCAAACAGACAATGATATAAATTGTTGTTCAAAGGTTGTAAAGAGTGTGTTCgcttcaaaaaaaaaaggtctATACGAAATTTCGACTAgtacttaatttttcttttgttgaaaCATAAGAAATGGGAAGCATGTGCTTGAACATTCGTCTTCTGTGAAAATGATTACTAGTTTAGGTAAATgtattcaatttaaataaattgtatttacTGTGAGAGGATTGGTTACAGAAACTTCGTGTTTGGTGCCGGCTATCAAATGGGCTGTGGGGATCTGGAACTATACAATCTACATCAGGAGAAGAATCATTTGTCTCCCTTTCCAATGGAAATGTAAGTTTGGATTGGTCATGGTTTTTAAAAGATTGGATAATTAGTATTCAGTATTCATTTTAGCatgtttttatttcgatttacaTTGTATTGTTGGTATaggttgtaaaagtctcaaacaACGAGCTCTTACCTACAAACCCAGAAATTTTGGAGGGTGTGAATGATCTCATACAGCTTAGTTATTTGAACGAGCCATCAGTTCTTCAGAATCTTAAGTACATATATTCTCGTGATATGATATATGTAAGCAGGATATAACCCTTACTTATGCACTTACTAAAGAGGATTATCTCTGCTTCCGAGCTTCatttatactctttttttttctttatgtagAGTAAAGCAGGTCTAGTTTTGATTGCAGTCAACCCGTACAAAGATGTCCAAATTTATGGGGAAGAGTTTGTCACAAGTTATAGGCAGAAGGCTACTGACAACCCTCATGTTTTTGCTACAGCAGACACTGCTTATAATGAGATGATGAATGGTGAACGAAgccattctttctttttctttctgaaGTTAGCGTAAACAAGTGATAGTTTGTTTGTGTTGTTGTAATAACATGTTTCTGATTCTCTATCAATtgcctatttttaaaattttgcagaTGGAATAAGTCAGTCTATAATCATAAGGTTAGTtggaaatttaatatttgttgtAATATGAGTACTGTAGCTTTTAAGCACAGGTTTTTGTTTACAAACCAtagaatcaaataaataaatttatcttgCAGTGGGGAAAGTGGAGCTGGGAAAACTGAGACAGCAAAAATGGCAATGCGGTACCTAGCTGCCCTTGGAGGTGGCAATGGCAGGATAGGACGTAAAATCCTTGAGACACATTGCATACTTGAAGCATTCGGGAATGCAAAGACATCCAAGAATGACAATTCTAGCCGATTTGTGAGTTCTTTTTTCCTTCACTCTCTATTACTATAAATTATTCTCATGGCTAAAAGAATCCTTGCTGATTGTATAAACCCCAGAGGACCAATTTCTACTTTGGTTTGTGTTTTTCACATTTGCTATAGCTCAGTAAAGTACTTCTTTATTACTCTGTTATGATGCAGGGCAAGCTTACAGAAATTTATTTTACTGAAACGGGGAAGATATCCGGTGCCAAAATTCAAACTTGTAAGcatattgaatttaaaaattgcTATTATAACTTTGTAGTAATAAAATAACATAGATTAATCCTGGCCACTGACTTGATTTTTGTGCTAATGTTGATTCATCAACTAATAATCGTGGATAGTTCTTCTGGAAAAGGTGAGTTCCTGACCCAGTTACACTTTATATTGGATTTTATCTCTGTTATCATGTATGATATCTGATGTTGATGTTTTTTATGTCACCTTTGAGCAGTCAAGAGTAGTTCAGTTGGCTGCTGGTGAACGGTCTTACCATATCTTTTATCAACTTTGTGTTGGTGCTCCACCAACTCTAAGAGGTACTATTTCATTTTACAGCATTTCACGGTCTAGTTCAGAAAAGTTTAGGCTCTGGGAAATATATTTATGATCCTTGGAATCATTTCTTTGCAGAGAAAATGAATCTTAAAATGGCCAGTGAGTACAACTATCTTATCCAGAGTGACAGCTTGGTGATTAATGGTGTTGATGATGCTAAGAAATTCCAGAAGCTTGTGGTAATTTGAAAGGCTAGATTTAATGTCACCATAATAGTGTAGGCATTTGtttaccatttaatttgtcaCATGTCTTTTAAGCAATAGTTTCCCCTTTTCTGCAGGAAGCCTTAGACATTGTTCAAATGTGCAAAGAAGAGCAAGAGCAAGCATTTGCAATGATTGCTGCAGTGCTGTGGCTGGGAAATATATCATTTCAATCAATTGACAATGAACATTACGTGGAGGCATCTGCTGATGAAGGTAATAATATTTGTGCACAGAGAGAGAGAAACTGGATTCCTTCTTTGTTGTAGAATTTTTCAATTAACTGGATTTGCTTGCGCCTTACATAAAACAATGAATATAATGCCTGTTAGCTAGCCCTTTGTTTTGCTTGCAAGTATAAGTGagatctttttcttttccccttgTTGCAGCTTTAACCAGTGCTGCCAGGCTGATGGGTTGTACACCCCATGAACTGAATCAAGTTTTATCTACCCATAGAGTCCAAGCTGGCAAAGatatttttgttaagaaattgaCATTGCAACAGGTTCGTTCAGTTTTTATTAGCAAAAGTATTCTTCCTCAATTCTCCCATCATAAGTCATATTCTATATTAGCTGTTGCGCACACATTAATGACATGATAATGTTCTTTTTGTAATATAGGCGATTGACTCGAGAGATGCATTGGCAAAATTCATCTATGCAAGCTTGTTTGACTGGCTTGTGGAACAAATCAACAAGTCACTTGGAGTTCATAAAAAATACATAGGCAGGTCCATAAGCATCCTTGACATTTATGGGTTTGAATCATTTAAGGTAAGTAGTTTATAGTTGGCTGTTTAGATATTATAATTTTGTAGAAAGTTTGTTCAACTAATAATATTTCTTTTCTGATTTTCAGAAAAATAGCTTTGAACAGTTTTGTATAAATTATGCAAATGAGAGGCTGCAACAACACTTCAACCGGTATCTATTTAAGCTTGGGCAAGAGGTAAGCAACTCAAACCTTAAGTTGGATTTCCATAACTCTGCCCTTATTTTACTTGGCTTACAGATTGATTTTTAGTAGTCAAATTTCTATATGATCTGTTTCCCACTATCAAGagtctcttcctttttttgtatTTCAGGAGTATGGGTTGGATGGGATTGATTGGACCAAAGTTGATTTTGAAGACAACCAAGAGTGCTTGGACTTATTTGAGAAGGTAACTTGGTTAAATAGTTTCTTTGTCAGCAAAGCTCATTTAAAATCCATTAGAATGACTCTTTTCAAAATATATTGCGCGGCATGTGGTTCATGTGTATTTTGTGGTTTTCCTTCTATTTAGAAATTGAGCTTGGTTTTACTGAAGTATGTTATCTTAGCTTCGGTGCTGATGCAGGCTGAAGTTTTTATTTCCTTATCTCGTTTTATTACAAAGCAAAATGTTTCAGGTTAATCTGTTATTCttctttttaattgtttattttgcaGAAACCATTGGGGATATTTTCTTTGTTGGATGAGGAATCAAATTTCCCCAATTCAACTGATTTTACCCTTGCTAATAAGTTGAAGCAGCATCTGCATTCTAGTTCTTACTTCAAAGGAGATAGAGGCAGGGCCTTTAGTGTACGACATTTTGCGGGAGAGGTCAGTCACTGCTCTTTCGAGGACAGTTAGAAATTCATTTTAAgatttcctttcattcaatttcaaaggAAACATAGTCAAACCCTGAGTTGCAATTAAGAAAGTGTAATTTTTGGAAATGTTGAATTTGTTTACAAATAGGTTCAAAGGTATTGCATACTAGtaaaattgtaatgcaagaagCATGCATGAAATTACTGATTTTTGGACTTCTGCAGGTATTATATGATACTAATGGCTTTTTGGAAAAGAACAGAGATTCTCTGAACTCTGACTTAGTCCAACATCTATCATCCTGTAATAGCGAGTTGCCACGATTGTTTGCCAAAAAAAGAATTAATCAATCTCTAAAACCAACAATTTCATCGGACACTCCAAAGCAAAGTGTTGGTACAAATTTTAAGGTAAAATTACTTCCTTAATTGTTTTGATCCAACTATATCTGGTGGTTGTAATGTAGTTCAAACTGATTGATAAAACTACAAAGCTTTTTATGGTCTCCATTCTAATAGAGAAggttttttaacattaatcttcATCATAAAGCATTTGTACATTTTCCAATCCTTTGAATGTCATATATTATTAAGTGTTTTTGGTTCTTGTGTCTTTTTCTTGGGTATTTGACATGAATTTCCCTTTGAAATCTTTTACATTACTTTGGCAATGCCGGAGTATCTAATGTAGTAGTATGAATATTGGTGTTTACTGCACAATGGCATACTTTGTAGATGTTTAGGCTTTTCTTCTGTACTCGCAGGGCCAACTCTTCAAACTAATGCACCAGTTGGAAAATACAAAACCTCA
This window encodes:
- the LOC107917722 gene encoding myosin-2 isoform X3; the encoded protein is MIYSKAGLVLIAVNPYKDVQIYGEEFVTSYRQKATDNPHVFATADTAYNEMMNDGISQSIIISGESGAGKTETAKMAMRYLAALGGGNGRIGRKILETHCILEAFGNAKTSKNDNSSRFGKLTEIYFTETGKISGAKIQTFLLEKSRVVQLAAGERSYHIFYQLCVGAPPTLREKMNLKMASEYNYLIQSDSLVINGVDDAKKFQKLVEALDIVQMCKEEQEQAFAMIAAVLWLGNISFQSIDNEHYVEASADEALTSAARLMGCTPHELNQVLSTHRVQAGKDIFVKKLTLQQAIDSRDALAKFIYASLFDWLVEQINKSLGVHKKYIGRSISILDIYGFESFKKNSFEQFCINYANERLQQHFNRYLFKLGQEEYGLDGIDWTKVDFEDNQECLDLFEKKPLGIFSLLDEESNFPNSTDFTLANKLKQHLHSSSYFKGDRGRAFSVRHFAGEVLYDTNGFLEKNRDSLNSDLVQHLSSCNSELPRLFAKKRINQSLKPTISSDTPKQSVGTNFKGQLFKLMHQLENTKPHFIRCIKPNCKQLPDMYEEELVLQQLRYCGILEVVKISRAGYPTRMTHLEFAERYGFLLLETNAYQDPLSISVAVLKQFNVLPDMYRVGYTKLYLRTGQIGALEDRRKQVLQGVIQVQKYFRGHRARRLFHEFNKGAKTIQSFVCGENIRRKYAIEANRCSSYASHLLDEQLASVIYLQSVIRGWLARRDFNNMHNLKQLNLESVKCRRKVGRKISEAKVFATLDTDMPHEQQIQVVPSVMVELQRKVLKAEAILGQKEQENATLREQLQQYEARQLEYEAKMKSMEDMWQKQMASLQTSLAAARKSLAADSNAGQRRGDVVSPRYYDSEDNVSMGSRTPVGNMPDVVRGRENGSLNAVGNLLKEFEQRRQTFDDDAKSLAEIRMAQPTSNVNPDDEFRRLKCRFETWKKEYKLRLKETKARLHKRGYESDKTRRKWWEKLGSRS